In one Streptomyces sp. T12 genomic region, the following are encoded:
- a CDS encoding non-ribosomal peptide synthetase, with protein sequence MPLIHNLVAEQARRTPHDVAVSHAGTALTYEELDAQAELLAARLRSAGVGGGSVVAVVLGRSLPLITTLLAVLKAGGAYLYLDPTESADLRRRIVADSAARFAVVTRETADAVPEIGQILCVDDETADRFSPEPADETPITADTPMYVCYTSGSTGEPKGVVVPHRAVFRLIDKPDWIDVQPEDVFLQLTRVGFDVSTFEIWTPLVRGNRLALASTGHADFSELIATVQNEGITVLWLTTGLFHKIVDHHLDGLGGVRHLLAGGDVLSPTHVRQLLEAHPHLIFTNGYGPTENTTYTTCWTSRTAPSGSRVPIGRAIEGTTTMILDDTLRPVKPGEVGELWVGGPGVATGYLRRPVATAEKFVADIDPSRPGARMYRTGDLVVATDSGDLDFLGRADRQLKIRGYRVEPSTVEMELMSHPKVQRAVVLAHTDGAGDARLIATVAVGELLADEATTLGNELRDYLHKTLPAHLVPWGIFPVEDIPLNPNGKVDRSALPAAKMPRNVWNEYVEPSTDLQRQLAEVWSDALEIEPIGITDDFFELGGHSLLAAELLAALESRFKVAMSARTLFLNPTIEALAEEVSRRLDSAAVEAGQG encoded by the coding sequence GTGCCGCTTATCCACAACCTGGTTGCCGAGCAGGCCAGGCGTACGCCCCACGACGTGGCGGTCAGCCACGCAGGCACCGCACTGACCTACGAGGAACTGGACGCGCAGGCCGAGTTGCTGGCCGCTCGACTGCGTTCGGCGGGCGTCGGTGGCGGATCCGTCGTCGCCGTCGTCCTCGGCCGGTCGCTACCGCTCATCACGACGCTGCTGGCCGTCCTCAAGGCCGGTGGGGCGTACCTGTATCTCGACCCGACCGAGTCGGCCGACCTGCGGCGCCGGATCGTGGCGGACTCCGCCGCCCGGTTCGCGGTCGTCACCCGCGAGACGGCGGACGCGGTCCCGGAGATCGGCCAGATCCTGTGCGTCGACGACGAGACCGCCGACCGGTTCTCGCCGGAGCCGGCCGACGAGACGCCGATCACGGCGGACACTCCTATGTACGTCTGCTACACCTCGGGGTCCACCGGCGAGCCCAAGGGCGTCGTGGTGCCGCACCGCGCGGTCTTCCGGCTGATCGACAAGCCCGATTGGATCGATGTCCAGCCTGAGGACGTCTTCCTGCAGCTCACCCGTGTCGGGTTCGACGTCTCCACCTTCGAGATCTGGACCCCGCTGGTGCGCGGCAACCGGCTCGCGCTGGCCAGCACCGGCCACGCCGATTTCAGCGAGCTCATCGCCACGGTACAGAACGAGGGCATCACCGTCCTGTGGCTCACCACAGGACTCTTCCACAAGATCGTCGACCACCATCTCGACGGCCTCGGTGGGGTCCGTCACCTCCTGGCCGGCGGAGACGTCCTGTCGCCGACGCACGTCCGGCAGCTCCTGGAAGCACACCCGCACCTGATCTTCACCAACGGGTACGGCCCGACCGAGAACACGACGTACACGACCTGCTGGACGTCGCGCACGGCGCCCAGCGGTTCCCGGGTGCCGATCGGACGGGCCATCGAAGGCACTACGACCATGATCCTCGACGACACGCTCCGGCCGGTGAAGCCGGGCGAGGTCGGCGAGCTCTGGGTCGGCGGGCCCGGAGTCGCCACCGGCTACCTGCGCAGGCCGGTGGCCACCGCGGAGAAGTTCGTCGCCGACATCGATCCCTCCAGGCCCGGCGCCCGGATGTACCGTACCGGCGATCTCGTGGTCGCCACCGACTCCGGCGACCTCGACTTCCTGGGCCGTGCCGACCGGCAGCTCAAGATCCGCGGCTACCGCGTCGAGCCGAGCACGGTGGAGATGGAACTGATGTCCCATCCGAAGGTGCAGCGGGCCGTGGTGCTCGCCCACACCGACGGCGCAGGCGACGCCCGGCTCATCGCCACCGTCGCCGTCGGCGAGCTCCTGGCGGACGAAGCGACCACCCTGGGCAACGAGTTGCGCGACTACCTGCACAAGACATTGCCCGCGCACCTCGTCCCGTGGGGGATCTTCCCGGTCGAGGACATCCCGCTGAACCCGAATGGCAAGGTCGATCGCTCGGCCCTGCCCGCGGCCAAGATGCCGCGCAACGTCTGGAATGAATACGTCGAGCCCTCCACCGATCTCCAGCGGCAGCTGGCGGAGGTCTGGAGCGACGCCCTGGAGATCGAGCCGATCGGCATCACCGACGACTTCTTCGAGCTGGGCGGGCATTCGCTGCTCGCGGCCGAGCTGTTGGCCGCGCTGGAGAGTCGGTTCAAGGTGGCCATGTCCGCCCGTACTTTGTTCCTGAATCCCACGATCGAGGCTTTGGCCGAAGAGGTCTCGCGGCGGCTGGACAGTGCTGCGGTCGAGGCCGGACAAGGGTGA
- a CDS encoding branched-chain amino acid aminotransferase: MVDFEIRPNRKPAPEAERRAALDTAAFGQVFTDHMITLRWDEERGWHDGRVEAFQPISLPPSASVFHYGQEIFEGMKAYRQEGGSIALFRPERNAARFNASARRLAMPEIPVETFVHAVELLVRQDRQWVPDGEGNSLYLRPMMIATQPTLGFTLPSNSYLFCVIASPAPGYFRGRTGPSALSVWLSEEYSRAAPGGTGFAKAGGNYAAAFLAQRNAVDNGCDQVVWLDAVERTWVEEMGGMNLCFVQRSGDSQTLMTPALTGTLLPGVTRSSLLQLAGRLGLDCEEGRISVDQWRKQCETGQITEVFACGTAAVIAPVGQVRGADGGWTIGDGRPGPVTMRLREELLGIQYGRIPDEFGWTHPVC, translated from the coding sequence ATAGTCGACTTCGAGATCAGGCCGAACCGGAAGCCGGCGCCCGAGGCGGAGCGCCGCGCGGCTCTCGACACTGCTGCGTTCGGCCAGGTGTTCACCGATCACATGATCACTCTGCGCTGGGATGAGGAGCGCGGGTGGCACGACGGACGGGTCGAGGCCTTTCAGCCCATCTCCCTGCCGCCGTCGGCGTCGGTCTTCCACTATGGGCAGGAGATCTTCGAGGGGATGAAGGCGTACCGTCAGGAAGGTGGGTCCATCGCCCTCTTCCGGCCGGAGCGCAACGCCGCCCGTTTCAACGCCTCCGCCCGTCGGCTCGCGATGCCGGAGATCCCGGTGGAGACGTTCGTCCACGCCGTTGAACTGCTCGTCCGGCAGGATCGCCAATGGGTGCCGGACGGCGAGGGCAACAGCCTGTATCTGCGGCCGATGATGATCGCGACCCAGCCGACGCTGGGATTCACCCTTCCGTCGAACAGCTATCTGTTCTGTGTGATCGCCAGCCCGGCGCCCGGGTACTTTCGCGGGCGCACCGGGCCGTCGGCGCTGTCCGTCTGGCTGTCCGAGGAATACAGCCGCGCCGCGCCCGGTGGGACCGGATTCGCGAAGGCCGGCGGCAATTACGCCGCGGCGTTCCTGGCCCAGCGGAACGCCGTGGACAACGGTTGCGACCAGGTCGTCTGGCTGGACGCGGTCGAGCGCACGTGGGTCGAGGAGATGGGCGGGATGAACCTTTGCTTCGTCCAACGCTCCGGTGACTCTCAGACGCTGATGACACCTGCGTTGACTGGAACGCTGCTGCCGGGGGTGACGCGGAGCTCGCTGCTCCAGCTCGCCGGAAGGCTCGGCCTCGACTGCGAGGAGGGACGCATCTCGGTGGATCAGTGGCGCAAGCAGTGTGAAACGGGCCAGATCACCGAGGTCTTCGCCTGCGGGACCGCGGCGGTCATCGCACCGGTCGGACAGGTGCGCGGTGCCGACGGCGGATGGACGATCGGCGACGGCCGCCCCGGCCCGGTCACCATGCGGCTTCGCGAGGAGTTGCTCGGTATCCAATACGGCCGCATCCCAGATGAGTTCGGTTGGACGCACCCCGTGTGCTGA
- a CDS encoding acyl carrier protein has translation MQAFREVLESADIDEDTNFFQAGGHSLLIPKLLRRYEALSGWRPPASLVFKFSSPRELEAESAVLYERTAEQGSR, from the coding sequence TTGCAAGCATTTCGTGAGGTTCTTGAGTCCGCCGACATCGACGAGGACACCAACTTCTTCCAGGCGGGTGGCCATTCGCTGCTGATCCCGAAGCTGTTGCGGCGCTACGAGGCGCTTTCGGGTTGGCGGCCGCCAGCGAGTCTCGTGTTCAAGTTCTCGTCCCCGCGCGAGCTCGAGGCGGAGTCGGCCGTGCTCTACGAGCGGACCGCAGAGCAGGGCAGCCGGTAG
- a CDS encoding radical SAM protein, whose translation MPTAALKTVVHDVFHRPMHVDEASADALAALRRSRRDALLERARCEHLGQVPWSTRAFPVLAALAPVMTSPVGEITYPGDPMCLYAALSVVVDSALKSARNAADGNEDLPFTDLCPDWQCRPSKERRLSARHGLRAERDMESTPDSAVFDPRVWDEQARNDLRAVTRRLRPKVFLVSTVSPGHRYALEMARLVKEEAPDCLVVFGGRHMDETMRYAPADRSLSLEYSSTLRAIDEGRAEPVVDFCVGGEGYFALDLLMKAVALAMDLDRTRARVRDVVEMLSLLGAAGLRLPGSSLLCARDEDALHAFPVRGEKYDLAQLPSPYQGFAVRARFPVFPLPDGSPARTAHMTVTNACPYHCDFCSESALVVGGLKRFGASPAEAALERVCEYVSYGAAAVFFDDSIFWAGTFRAIHEFCEVLRAARTAPSPEQLPERCRRWITGDDDWQRLRDLQFGCQVTADLLTTLHGESEVRALLSTLREAGCTYLYMGIESMSSEVMEHVHKNLRRTIDLPWKKKVRTALERIREAGIPVGTSVLFGLEGENRRTIEETVEEVGQLVDDGLVMLASPNILTYHPATRITRDHGMQDQLDYHSPDVDNRPPYIYFEEAFPGVVSRRLSEDDIWFIHDATDKRWGTTRNSAELALP comes from the coding sequence TTGCCCACAGCAGCACTTAAGACCGTCGTCCATGACGTCTTCCACCGCCCCATGCACGTGGATGAGGCCTCAGCCGACGCGCTCGCCGCGTTGCGCCGGTCCCGACGCGACGCTCTGCTCGAACGGGCTCGGTGCGAGCACCTGGGCCAGGTGCCGTGGAGCACTCGTGCCTTCCCGGTGCTCGCCGCGCTCGCGCCGGTGATGACGTCGCCCGTGGGTGAGATCACGTACCCCGGCGACCCGATGTGCCTGTACGCGGCGCTCAGCGTCGTCGTCGACAGCGCCCTGAAGTCGGCCCGGAACGCGGCAGACGGCAACGAGGACTTGCCGTTCACGGACTTGTGTCCTGACTGGCAATGTCGCCCGAGTAAAGAGCGGCGGCTGTCCGCGCGGCACGGGCTACGCGCCGAGCGGGATATGGAGAGCACCCCCGACAGTGCCGTCTTCGACCCCCGGGTGTGGGACGAGCAGGCCCGCAACGACCTGCGGGCGGTTACTCGGCGGTTACGCCCGAAGGTCTTCCTTGTCAGCACGGTCTCTCCGGGACACCGCTACGCCTTGGAGATGGCCCGTCTGGTCAAGGAGGAGGCGCCCGACTGTCTCGTAGTGTTCGGGGGACGGCACATGGACGAGACCATGCGCTATGCCCCTGCGGACCGGTCCCTCAGCCTGGAGTACAGCAGCACGCTGCGCGCTATCGACGAGGGCCGTGCCGAGCCGGTCGTGGACTTCTGCGTCGGGGGCGAGGGTTACTTCGCGCTCGACCTGTTGATGAAGGCGGTCGCCCTGGCGATGGACCTTGACCGTACCCGGGCTCGCGTCCGCGACGTTGTCGAGATGCTGTCCCTGCTCGGTGCCGCGGGGCTGCGCCTGCCGGGCAGCTCGCTGCTGTGCGCGCGGGACGAGGACGCTCTGCACGCCTTCCCTGTCAGAGGTGAGAAGTACGATCTGGCCCAACTTCCGTCCCCGTACCAGGGTTTCGCCGTCCGCGCCCGTTTCCCCGTCTTCCCGCTGCCCGACGGCAGCCCCGCCCGCACGGCTCACATGACCGTGACCAACGCCTGCCCCTACCACTGCGACTTCTGCTCCGAGTCGGCCCTCGTGGTCGGCGGACTCAAGCGCTTCGGTGCCTCACCGGCCGAGGCCGCCCTTGAGCGGGTGTGCGAGTACGTCAGCTACGGCGCCGCGGCGGTCTTCTTCGACGACTCCATCTTCTGGGCCGGCACGTTCCGGGCCATCCACGAGTTCTGCGAGGTGCTGCGCGCGGCCCGTACCGCGCCGTCGCCTGAGCAGCTACCCGAGCGCTGCCGCCGGTGGATCACCGGGGACGACGACTGGCAGCGTCTGCGTGACCTGCAGTTCGGCTGCCAGGTGACCGCCGATCTGCTCACCACGCTGCACGGCGAGAGCGAGGTGCGCGCGCTGCTGTCCACCCTGCGCGAGGCGGGCTGCACTTACCTCTACATGGGCATCGAGAGCATGTCGAGCGAAGTCATGGAGCACGTCCACAAGAACCTCCGCCGCACCATCGACCTGCCGTGGAAGAAGAAGGTCCGCACTGCCCTGGAGCGGATACGGGAGGCCGGCATACCCGTCGGTACCTCCGTGCTGTTCGGTCTGGAGGGCGAGAACCGCCGGACGATCGAGGAGACCGTCGAGGAGGTGGGGCAGCTCGTCGACGACGGCCTCGTCATGCTGGCCAGTCCCAATATCCTCACCTACCACCCGGCCACCCGGATCACGCGAGACCACGGCATGCAGGACCAGCTCGACTACCACTCCCCGGACGTCGACAACCGGCCGCCGTACATCTACTTCGAGGAAGCCTTCCCCGGCGTCGTCTCACGCCGTCTGTCCGAGGACGACATCTGGTTCATCCATGACGCGACCGACAAACGCTGGGGCACCACCCGCAACTCCGCCGAGCTCGCACTCCCGTAA
- a CDS encoding Rossmann-like domain-containing protein produces the protein MDDILGTLRAVLAERSRDLPDDDFRLRSLWSVDYRSQPSDYERFMVYSFVLAQTVRQGCCYADFGSVRIGEGSDGLIGKDARLVRGSTREEDIAILDAAFGALPRTPAEVLTVDGPPEEKALARARTVVGETMRLLNRSPGRKVAQIGVMGNLIHHLQREDVDLTASDFDPHLIENGILGVPVYSGDESARLVAESDVALVCGETLASHTLEELVETAAEHNTRLVVFAVTGCHFAQEYCGTFGIDTVMAEPQPQYLFQGPSTLEIYRKDALGRTPHGRL, from the coding sequence ATGGACGACATCCTGGGGACCTTGCGCGCCGTCCTCGCCGAGCGCAGCCGCGATCTACCCGACGACGACTTCCGGCTGCGCAGCCTGTGGAGCGTGGACTACCGGTCTCAACCCTCCGACTACGAACGGTTCATGGTCTACAGCTTCGTACTGGCGCAGACCGTCCGGCAGGGCTGTTGTTACGCCGACTTCGGCTCTGTGAGGATCGGCGAGGGCAGTGACGGGCTCATAGGAAAGGACGCGCGCCTGGTGCGTGGCAGCACCCGAGAAGAGGACATCGCCATCCTGGACGCCGCGTTCGGCGCGCTGCCCCGCACCCCGGCCGAGGTCCTCACCGTTGACGGGCCGCCGGAGGAGAAGGCGCTGGCCAGGGCGCGGACCGTGGTCGGTGAGACGATGCGGCTGCTGAACCGCTCGCCAGGCCGTAAGGTCGCCCAGATCGGGGTCATGGGAAATCTGATCCACCACCTCCAGCGTGAGGACGTCGACCTCACTGCCAGCGACTTCGACCCCCACCTCATCGAGAACGGCATCCTCGGCGTCCCGGTGTACTCGGGTGACGAGAGCGCACGGCTGGTCGCGGAGAGCGACGTGGCGCTGGTGTGTGGCGAGACGTTGGCCAGCCACACCCTGGAGGAACTGGTGGAGACCGCCGCGGAGCACAACACCCGCCTGGTGGTCTTCGCCGTGACCGGATGCCACTTCGCGCAGGAGTACTGCGGGACGTTCGGCATCGACACGGTCATGGCCGAACCTCAGCCCCAGTACCTCTTCCAGGGCCCCTCGACCCTGGAGATCTATCGGAAGGACGCCCTCGGGCGCACCCCCCACGGCCGGCTCTGA
- a CDS encoding EamA family transporter, producing the protein MTPAYCLFGRGLLLVAASTAATLILVEPVTAAVMSVVVADEGLTPIGWGGIVLVGIGLLILDDRK; encoded by the coding sequence ATGACACCGGCGTACTGCCTCTTCGGCCGGGGCTTGCTCCTTGTGGCGGCTAGCACGGCGGCCACGCTGATCCTGGTCGAGCCGGTGACGGCCGCGGTAATGAGCGTGGTGGTGGCGGACGAGGGTCTCACTCCGATCGGCTGGGGCGGGATCGTCTTGGTCGGTATCGGATTACTCATCCTCGACGACCGTAAGTAA
- a CDS encoding tRNA-binding protein, translating into MTATESEKIDAEQFFACELRVGRVVEVEDFPEARKPAYKVAVDFGPAGVLHTSAQVTHYDREALKDRLVVGVVNLKPKRIAGFRSEFLLLGSYDAEGRAQLLVPADGAMLGDIVG; encoded by the coding sequence ATGACGGCCACCGAGTCGGAGAAGATCGACGCCGAACAATTCTTCGCCTGTGAGCTGCGGGTGGGGCGGGTGGTCGAGGTCGAGGACTTCCCCGAGGCCAGGAAGCCGGCGTACAAGGTGGCCGTCGATTTCGGTCCCGCGGGCGTCTTGCACACGAGCGCCCAGGTCACCCACTACGACCGGGAGGCCCTCAAGGACCGACTGGTCGTTGGCGTGGTCAACCTCAAGCCCAAACGGATCGCGGGTTTCCGGAGCGAGTTCCTGCTGCTCGGGTCGTACGATGCCGAGGGTCGGGCTCAGCTCCTCGTTCCGGCAGATGGGGCGATGCTCGGCGACATTGTGGGTTGA
- a CDS encoding Tn3 family transposase has translation MPVCPGGCRAGSSRVAAAAPGHARLDISQAWGDGSTTAADGTHMDTYLNNLLSETSVIPRARASPCSPWPICWASI, from the coding sequence ATCCCTGTTTGTCCCGGTGGGTGCCGGGCGGGATCTTCGCGTGTCGCTGCGGCTGCGCCGGGGCACGCCCGCCTGGACATCTCGCAGGCGTGGGGCGACGGTTCCACGACCGCCGCGGACGGCACTCACATGGATACGTACCTCAACAACCTGCTGTCCGAGACCAGCGTGATACCCAGGGCCAGAGCTTCCCCGTGTTCGCCCTGGCCCATCTGCTGGGCTTCGATCTGA
- a CDS encoding condensation domain-containing protein, with product MARLSGEFADRHNLVYCVLWLTGELDIAAVREAWRGVCLSHDVLRRAYVSPDEACTYEDVLGEVEFYTADTDTEALKTVRRITTPFDLAGVGLSRIAIVQRDERRHLLAIVLDHIIVDEKTWKRLMADFGEFYERATQGASVPEKVEKNAYHDFTLLERRELSSAWGEERRAFWRSQTERFGTFPPAFPIACEAKGKSRLTAVHHALPADAKARVLDIAKRARATSFVTVASAVLAGLQEVSGAPTVGATTPFHGRVLPGTADIAGLFVQMVPLQLAAGSRSPLETVREVFSHTLDVFEYMLPLRPAGRLWNEELASVDRQAGVNVVLDKRTVTFGESESLLVGTKAEIVPLYVPGEVTWPQTVQFRWELDGADPQIVVYYNENYFPEEVVESLIQAAESFVLSADS from the coding sequence ATGGCCCGGCTGTCGGGGGAGTTCGCGGACAGGCACAATCTTGTCTATTGCGTGCTGTGGCTCACCGGGGAGCTGGACATCGCCGCCGTTCGTGAGGCGTGGCGGGGCGTCTGTCTGAGTCATGACGTGCTGCGCCGGGCCTACGTCTCGCCGGACGAAGCATGCACGTACGAAGACGTGTTGGGGGAGGTGGAGTTCTACACCGCCGATACGGACACGGAGGCGCTCAAGACGGTACGCCGGATCACGACCCCCTTCGACCTCGCCGGCGTGGGGTTGTCGCGCATCGCGATCGTGCAGCGCGACGAGCGCAGGCACCTCCTCGCGATAGTGCTGGACCACATCATCGTCGATGAGAAGACGTGGAAGCGTCTCATGGCAGATTTCGGCGAGTTCTATGAGCGCGCCACTCAAGGGGCGAGCGTCCCCGAGAAGGTCGAGAAGAACGCGTATCACGACTTTACGTTGCTTGAGCGCCGCGAGCTGTCCAGTGCATGGGGTGAGGAGCGTAGAGCGTTCTGGCGCTCCCAGACCGAGCGCTTCGGAACGTTTCCGCCCGCCTTTCCGATCGCATGTGAAGCGAAAGGCAAATCCAGGCTCACGGCGGTGCATCACGCGTTGCCGGCGGACGCGAAGGCGAGAGTACTCGACATCGCGAAACGTGCCCGGGCGACATCGTTCGTAACGGTGGCCTCCGCTGTGCTGGCAGGTTTGCAAGAGGTGAGCGGCGCGCCGACCGTGGGGGCCACGACCCCTTTTCACGGGCGCGTGCTGCCGGGTACAGCCGATATCGCCGGCCTGTTCGTCCAGATGGTTCCCCTGCAGCTGGCCGCGGGGTCGCGCAGTCCGCTGGAAACGGTTCGCGAAGTCTTTTCTCATACCCTCGACGTGTTCGAGTACATGCTCCCGCTCCGGCCCGCCGGAAGGCTCTGGAATGAGGAACTGGCGTCCGTGGACCGGCAAGCCGGGGTGAACGTGGTCCTCGACAAGCGGACGGTGACCTTCGGGGAGTCAGAGTCACTTCTTGTCGGAACGAAGGCGGAAATCGTGCCGCTTTATGTGCCGGGCGAGGTGACTTGGCCGCAAACCGTTCAATTCAGGTGGGAACTGGATGGAGCGGACCCGCAGATCGTTGTTTATTACAACGAGAACTATTTTCCGGAAGAGGTCGTCGAGTCGCTGATTCAGGCAGCTGAGAGCTTCGTGCTTTCGGCGGACAGCTGA
- a CDS encoding non-ribosomal peptide synthetase, with the protein MPSRVVELIASQAQRHPLAAALVAPDGRLNYAELDRRSADLAGRLTRHGVRPGDVVLVQASRGIALGVAVLAVLRAGGAFCVVDPHYPAERIQHMWERCGARFALVEPGLRLPDVPDGPVVLPLQEDPAAGSAHDAPAPGRTEPGGEDPAYVVFTSGSTGGPKAVSLPHRCLNNLIEWTLASTSPEPLRTLMFAPLGFDIFVQEVFTAWCSGGCLYIPSDAERVDLQRVWELCRAWEIQRIFLPPVALRRLAELTVEFGIVPGALREVAVAGEALQITPAVRELFRRLPAARLHNHYGPVETHVALAHTLTGPSHSWPDLPPIGRPLPGMTAHVIPQEEGGELWVTGVGLARGYVGDPQQTEARFRTVQIEGRTVRAYRTGDLVRERPDGALEYLGRADGQLKIRGFRVEPGDVEAALLRHPAVRECAVVAWTPPDSEERRLVAHVVPEPGSSPLETSELRAHAAQLLPDYMVPHHVVHASELPLSPHGKIDRRRLPAPGDARDGAGPLPEAADMQSAVAGILSTVLGVADIPPDRHFMDLGGTSLSAALAVTRIHQRFQVQVSVQEFLSEPTVESVIALIRGRTAA; encoded by the coding sequence TTGCCCAGCCGAGTAGTTGAGTTGATCGCCTCCCAGGCACAGCGCCACCCTCTGGCAGCCGCGCTGGTCGCACCCGACGGCAGGCTCAACTATGCCGAACTCGACCGCAGGTCCGCCGACTTGGCCGGTCGCCTGACGCGACACGGGGTGCGCCCCGGCGACGTCGTGCTTGTCCAGGCTTCCCGCGGAATTGCACTCGGCGTAGCTGTCCTTGCCGTGCTCCGGGCGGGCGGGGCCTTCTGCGTGGTGGATCCGCATTATCCGGCGGAGCGCATCCAGCACATGTGGGAGCGTTGCGGTGCCCGGTTCGCGTTGGTCGAGCCGGGTCTGCGGCTCCCGGACGTGCCGGACGGGCCTGTCGTGCTCCCTCTCCAGGAGGACCCCGCTGCCGGCTCCGCGCACGATGCCCCGGCACCTGGCCGGACGGAGCCGGGCGGCGAGGATCCCGCTTACGTGGTGTTCACGTCCGGGTCCACCGGAGGGCCCAAGGCGGTTTCCTTGCCGCACCGGTGCCTGAACAATCTGATCGAGTGGACGCTGGCAAGTACGTCCCCCGAACCACTGCGCACGCTGATGTTCGCCCCGCTCGGCTTCGACATATTCGTCCAGGAGGTGTTCACAGCCTGGTGCAGTGGGGGCTGCCTGTACATACCGTCAGACGCCGAACGCGTCGACTTGCAGCGTGTGTGGGAGCTGTGCCGTGCATGGGAGATCCAGCGGATCTTCCTGCCGCCCGTGGCGCTGCGTCGACTGGCGGAACTGACCGTCGAGTTCGGCATAGTGCCCGGCGCGTTGCGCGAAGTGGCAGTGGCGGGAGAGGCGCTGCAGATCACGCCTGCCGTCCGGGAACTGTTCCGACGGCTGCCCGCGGCGCGTCTGCACAACCACTACGGGCCGGTGGAGACCCATGTCGCCCTCGCCCATACCCTCACCGGTCCTTCGCACTCCTGGCCCGACCTTCCCCCCATCGGGCGGCCGCTGCCTGGCATGACGGCCCATGTCATCCCGCAGGAGGAGGGCGGCGAGCTGTGGGTGACAGGGGTCGGTCTCGCCCGCGGGTATGTGGGTGATCCACAGCAGACGGAGGCGCGGTTCCGTACCGTACAGATCGAGGGACGGACCGTACGCGCGTACCGCACCGGTGACCTCGTGCGCGAGCGGCCCGACGGAGCCCTGGAGTATCTGGGCCGGGCCGACGGCCAGCTCAAGATCCGCGGATTCCGGGTCGAGCCCGGTGACGTCGAGGCAGCGCTGCTCCGCCACCCCGCCGTCCGGGAGTGTGCCGTGGTGGCCTGGACGCCGCCCGACAGCGAGGAACGCAGGCTGGTCGCTCATGTAGTGCCTGAGCCGGGCAGCAGCCCACTGGAGACCAGCGAACTACGCGCACATGCAGCACAGTTGCTGCCCGACTACATGGTTCCTCACCACGTGGTTCACGCGTCCGAACTGCCGCTCTCCCCACACGGGAAGATCGATCGCCGCCGCCTGCCGGCCCCCGGCGATGCTCGTGACGGCGCCGGGCCGCTCCCGGAAGCCGCCGATATGCAGTCGGCCGTCGCCGGTATCTTGTCGACGGTGCTTGGCGTTGCCGACATACCACCCGACCGGCACTTCATGGACCTGGGCGGCACCTCGCTCTCCGCCGCGCTGGCTGTCACCCGCATCCATCAGCGCTTCCAAGTCCAGGTGTCCGTGCAGGAGTTCCTGTCCGAGCCTACGGTGGAATCGGTCATCGCGCTGATCAGGGGACGAACTGCCGCATGA
- a CDS encoding phosphopantetheine-binding protein has product MKTEYQNVSDRTAALTEIWREVLGKEELDETSDLLDSGGTSLHLLQIVGKVYDVLGVDVRLRDLFAHASPQSLSAFIDSSQA; this is encoded by the coding sequence ATGAAGACCGAATACCAGAACGTCTCGGACCGCACAGCCGCACTCACGGAGATCTGGCGCGAAGTCCTTGGGAAGGAGGAACTCGACGAGACCTCGGACCTCCTCGACAGCGGCGGCACGTCCCTGCACCTCCTTCAGATCGTCGGCAAGGTCTACGACGTCCTCGGTGTGGACGTCCGGCTGCGCGACCTCTTCGCGCACGCCTCGCCGCAGAGTCTGTCGGCATTCATCGACAGCTCCCAGGCTTAG